A window from Solirubrobacterales bacterium encodes these proteins:
- the rdgB gene encoding RdgB/HAM1 family non-canonical purine NTP pyrophosphatase, with product MPELVLSTRNDHKVREFNGLLPGWHVVPLPDEVVLPPETGETFAANALTKARTAAEATGMPAIADDSGIVAPALDGAPGVYSARYAGAAAGDEANLDKLMAEIAKTDDATVEYVCAVAYVEPGGREQVFEGRCGGTLIDEKRGEGGFGYDPAVVPDDYDDGRTMAELTQEEKDKISHRGRAARALLRWLDSLPA from the coding sequence ATGCCTGAGCTCGTCCTCTCAACCCGCAACGACCACAAGGTTCGAGAGTTCAATGGCCTGCTTCCGGGATGGCATGTCGTGCCGTTGCCCGATGAAGTTGTCCTGCCGCCGGAGACGGGAGAAACCTTTGCGGCCAACGCGCTAACAAAGGCAAGAACCGCAGCTGAGGCAACCGGCATGCCGGCTATCGCTGACGACTCAGGGATCGTGGCGCCGGCGCTGGATGGCGCTCCCGGCGTCTATTCCGCTCGCTACGCCGGGGCGGCTGCGGGCGACGAAGCCAATCTCGACAAGTTGATGGCGGAGATTGCCAAGACCGACGACGCCACTGTTGAATACGTGTGCGCCGTCGCATACGTGGAGCCTGGAGGCCGTGAACAGGTCTTCGAAGGCCGTTGCGGCGGAACGTTGATCGACGAGAAGCGCGGCGAGGGCGGCTTTGGCTACGACCCGGCGGTCGTGCCCGACGATTACGACGACGGCCGAACGATGGCCGAGCTGACGCAGGAAGAGAAGGACAAGATCAGCCACCGAGGTCGTGCAGCGCGAGCTCTGCTGCGCTGGCTCGACTCGCTGCCCGCTTAG